The Candidatus Amarolinea dominans genomic interval CGCCGGGGTTCGTCACATCCCACAGCCGGGCGGTGTTGTCCCAGGACGCGGTGGCCAGCCAGCGCCCATCCGGGCTGAAGGCCACGGACACGACGGCACCCTCATGGCCGGCCAGGACGATGGGGGCGGCGCCGGGGTTCGTCACATCCCACAGCCGGGCGGTGTTGTCCCTGGACGCCGTGGCCAGCCAGCGCCCATCCGGGCTGAAGGCCACGGACGCCACGGCATCCGCATGGCCGGCCAGGACGATGGGGGCGGCGCCGGGGTTCGTCACATCCCACAGCCGGGCGGTGTTGTCCCCGGATGCGGTGGCCAGCCAGCGCCCATCCGGGCTGAAGGCCACGGACACGACGGCACCCTCATGGCCGGCCAGGACGATGGGGGGGCGCCGGGGTTCGTCACATCCCACAGCCGGGCGGTGTTGTCACTGGACGCCGTGGCCAGCCAGCGCCCATCC includes:
- a CDS encoding PD40 domain-containing protein — its product is MSVAFSPDGRWLATASGDNTARLWDVTNPGAAPIVLAGHADAVASVAFSPDGRWLATASRDNTARLWDVTNPGAAPIVLAGHEGAVVSVAFSPDGRWLATASWDNTARLWDVTNPGAAPILLAGHADIVVRGLQPGRALAGHGVLGQHRPAVGCDEPRRRPHRPGRPYG